From one Salvelinus sp. IW2-2015 linkage group LG11, ASM291031v2, whole genome shotgun sequence genomic stretch:
- the tmem183a gene encoding transmembrane protein 183A isoform X2 yields the protein MQLKKKASQGSLQEVFSSVSSLTGDALESSDDLDPGEDGVNQPKEARKKKNKRRKECSECSDGEDYTVDIWLVLASYIRPEDVCTFALICRNAWTVTCTAAFWTRLYKRHYSLDAYLPLRLQPDSIARKRCLRARVIRSLFHLYEPFSSRVSLSTALPESPPTTLLNSKCLLFWVNKVVGTRPEPMWEFNFKFVKPAMRCKAGSATRGLLLPRQYEEVHANPDSDCYLLQVTTLNFIFTSIVMGMTLSLFNINVNADMRHHRVRLVFQDSPLQQGRRKGEQGGTQVVLDPVHSVRLMDWWHPQYPSSPYT from the exons ATGCAGTTGAAAAAGAAG GCATCGCAGGGTTCCCTACAGGAGGTGTTCTCGTCAGTGTCCAGCCTCACCGGAGACGCCCTTGAGAGTAGCGACGACCTCGACCCCGGGGAGGATGGAGTGAACCAGCCTAAAGAGGCACGCAAGAAGAAAAACAAGAGAAGGAAAG AGTGTAGTGAGTGCAGTGATGGGGAGGACTACACAGTGGATATCTGGCTGGTGCTGGCTTCCTATATCCGTCCAGAGGATGTGTGTACGTTTGCTCTGATCTGCAGAAACGCTTGGACCGTCACCTGCACTGCTGCCTTCTGGACCAGACTTTACAAGAG ACACTACAGTCTGGATGCCTACCTGCCGTTACGTCTGCAGCCAGACTCCATAGCAAGGAAGCGTTGTCTACGGGCTCGCGTGATTCGCTCCCTCTTCCACCTGTATGAGCCATTCAGCTCACGCGTCTCCCTAAGCACCGCCCTCCCCGAGTCCCCGCCCACCACGCTACTTAACTCCAAG TGTCTGCTGTTCTGGGTCAATAAGGTTGTGGGCACTCGACCTGAGCCCATGTGGGAGTTCAACTTCAAGTTTGTGAAGCCG gCGATGAGGTGTAAGGCTGGCAGTGCCACCCGGGGTCTGCTGCTGCCCCGTCAGTATGAGGAGGTCCATGCCAACCCAGACTCAGACTGCTACCTGCTGCAGGTCACCACCCTCAACTTCATCTTCACCTCAATTGTCATGGGGATGACCCTTTCCCTG TTTAACATCAATGTGAACGCGGACATGCGTCACCACAGAGTGCGTCTGGTGTTCCAGGACTCTCCCCTCCAGcaggggaggaggaaaggggagcaGGGGGGGACACAGGTGGTGCTGGACCCTGTACACAGCGTGAGACTCATGGACTGGTGGCATCCTCAGTACCCTTCATCCCCCTACACCTAG
- the tmem183a gene encoding transmembrane protein 183A isoform X1, which produces MPKKGNRKRLKFRPGDICSESVTVADFANADPAVVKSGRVKKAVANAVEKEVKLLCGLEASQGSLQEVFSSVSSLTGDALESSDDLDPGEDGVNQPKEARKKKNKRRKECSECSDGEDYTVDIWLVLASYIRPEDVCTFALICRNAWTVTCTAAFWTRLYKRHYSLDAYLPLRLQPDSIARKRCLRARVIRSLFHLYEPFSSRVSLSTALPESPPTTLLNSKCLLFWVNKVVGTRPEPMWEFNFKFVKPAMRCKAGSATRGLLLPRQYEEVHANPDSDCYLLQVTTLNFIFTSIVMGMTLSLFNINVNADMRHHRVRLVFQDSPLQQGRRKGEQGGTQVVLDPVHSVRLMDWWHPQYPSSPYT; this is translated from the exons ATGCCCAAGAAAGGGAACCGAAAACGGCTGAAATTTCGGCCCGGGGACATCTGCTCCGAGTCAG TGACTGTCGCTGATTTTGCCAATGCTGACCCAGCCGTTGTGAAGTCGGGGAGGGTGAAAAAGGCTGTTGCCAATGCAGTTGAAAAAGAAG TGAAGTTGTTGTGTGGACTGGAGGCATCGCAGGGTTCCCTACAGGAGGTGTTCTCGTCAGTGTCCAGCCTCACCGGAGACGCCCTTGAGAGTAGCGACGACCTCGACCCCGGGGAGGATGGAGTGAACCAGCCTAAAGAGGCACGCAAGAAGAAAAACAAGAGAAGGAAAG AGTGTAGTGAGTGCAGTGATGGGGAGGACTACACAGTGGATATCTGGCTGGTGCTGGCTTCCTATATCCGTCCAGAGGATGTGTGTACGTTTGCTCTGATCTGCAGAAACGCTTGGACCGTCACCTGCACTGCTGCCTTCTGGACCAGACTTTACAAGAG ACACTACAGTCTGGATGCCTACCTGCCGTTACGTCTGCAGCCAGACTCCATAGCAAGGAAGCGTTGTCTACGGGCTCGCGTGATTCGCTCCCTCTTCCACCTGTATGAGCCATTCAGCTCACGCGTCTCCCTAAGCACCGCCCTCCCCGAGTCCCCGCCCACCACGCTACTTAACTCCAAG TGTCTGCTGTTCTGGGTCAATAAGGTTGTGGGCACTCGACCTGAGCCCATGTGGGAGTTCAACTTCAAGTTTGTGAAGCCG gCGATGAGGTGTAAGGCTGGCAGTGCCACCCGGGGTCTGCTGCTGCCCCGTCAGTATGAGGAGGTCCATGCCAACCCAGACTCAGACTGCTACCTGCTGCAGGTCACCACCCTCAACTTCATCTTCACCTCAATTGTCATGGGGATGACCCTTTCCCTG TTTAACATCAATGTGAACGCGGACATGCGTCACCACAGAGTGCGTCTGGTGTTCCAGGACTCTCCCCTCCAGcaggggaggaggaaaggggagcaGGGGGGGACACAGGTGGTGCTGGACCCTGTACACAGCGTGAGACTCATGGACTGGTGGCATCCTCAGTACCCTTCATCCCCCTACACCTAG